From a single Desulfovibrio sp. ZJ209 genomic region:
- a CDS encoding Rne/Rng family ribonuclease, whose protein sequence is MGDAGAPEVAGAEAPVAETGAAESAGAEAGEPARRKSRRGRRGGRGRGQKNRAPEGQNDAAKAQEPGAEAAPEAQEEGAPAGPAEGQEGAEAADAESRDSGTAKKSGAKKPREKATPANKRMFISVLPGEQVEVALAENGVLLEYYLDMLHQRKLKGNIYKGVIHNIDANLQAAFVNYGTGKNGFLQIDEVHPEYWLAPHEPAKGKKFPPIQKVLKAGQEVLVQVVKEPTGNKGAFLTTWLSLAGRFLVLTPGQEQIGVSRKVNDEEERARLREMMNGIDPGSGLGVIVRTVSAGTTKATLKNDLQYLKRLWKDIRKKATEVAAPALVHQEPGLSERAVRDYLTEDVGEIWVDNEAEAENVRGMVSLLFPRKKDLVRLYDDFRQSLWDRFNLRRQLEQIYSREVVLPSGGRLVFDQTEALMAVDINSGKISGKGNFEAMAFKTNMEAAEAIARHLRLRDIGGQVVIDFIEMRDKKHVVEVEKTLRQAMKNDRARHDVARMSSFGLLELVRQRMGSSALSITLEPCPACGGTGLRRNLEWRALQALRDLRGRLQNTHAPTCVFETERELGLYLLNHKRDTLRDMEQLFGKCLEISIQP, encoded by the coding sequence ATGGGCGATGCCGGGGCGCCTGAAGTTGCCGGCGCTGAAGCCCCCGTGGCCGAAACGGGCGCAGCTGAATCCGCCGGGGCCGAGGCCGGCGAGCCTGCGCGCCGCAAGAGCCGGCGCGGCCGGCGCGGGGGGCGCGGGCGCGGCCAAAAGAACCGCGCGCCTGAAGGCCAGAACGATGCCGCCAAGGCGCAGGAGCCCGGGGCGGAAGCGGCCCCCGAGGCTCAGGAAGAGGGCGCCCCGGCCGGCCCCGCTGAAGGGCAGGAGGGCGCGGAGGCTGCCGATGCCGAATCCCGCGACAGCGGCACCGCCAAAAAAAGCGGCGCCAAAAAGCCGCGCGAAAAGGCAACCCCGGCCAACAAGCGCATGTTCATCAGCGTGCTCCCGGGGGAGCAGGTGGAAGTGGCGCTGGCGGAAAACGGCGTCCTCCTCGAGTATTATCTGGACATGCTCCACCAGCGCAAGCTCAAGGGCAATATCTACAAGGGCGTCATCCACAATATCGACGCCAACCTGCAGGCGGCCTTCGTCAACTACGGCACCGGCAAGAACGGCTTTCTCCAGATCGACGAGGTGCACCCCGAATACTGGCTCGCGCCGCACGAGCCCGCCAAGGGCAAGAAATTCCCGCCCATCCAGAAGGTGCTCAAGGCCGGGCAGGAAGTGCTCGTGCAGGTGGTCAAGGAGCCCACGGGCAACAAGGGCGCCTTCCTCACCACGTGGCTCTCGCTGGCCGGGCGTTTTCTCGTGCTCACGCCCGGGCAGGAGCAGATCGGCGTCTCGCGCAAAGTCAACGACGAGGAGGAGCGCGCCCGCCTGCGCGAGATGATGAACGGCATCGACCCGGGCAGCGGCCTCGGGGTCATCGTGCGCACGGTGAGCGCCGGCACCACCAAGGCCACGCTCAAGAACGACCTCCAGTATCTCAAGCGCCTCTGGAAGGACATCCGCAAGAAGGCCACCGAGGTGGCGGCGCCCGCGCTGGTGCATCAGGAGCCGGGCCTTTCCGAGCGCGCGGTGCGCGACTACCTCACCGAAGACGTGGGCGAGATCTGGGTGGACAACGAGGCCGAGGCCGAGAACGTGCGCGGCATGGTGAGCCTGCTCTTCCCGCGCAAGAAGGATCTCGTGCGCCTCTATGACGATTTCCGCCAGTCCCTGTGGGACCGCTTCAACCTGCGCCGCCAGCTGGAGCAGATCTATTCGCGCGAGGTGGTGCTGCCCTCGGGCGGCCGCCTCGTCTTTGACCAGACCGAAGCCCTCATGGCCGTGGACATCAATTCCGGCAAGATCTCGGGCAAGGGCAATTTCGAGGCCATGGCCTTCAAGACCAACATGGAGGCCGCCGAGGCCATCGCGCGCCACCTGCGCCTGCGCGACATCGGCGGGCAGGTGGTCATCGACTTCATCGAGATGCGTGACAAGAAGCATGTGGTGGAGGTGGAAAAGACCCTGCGCCAGGCCATGAAGAACGACCGCGCACGGCATGACGTGGCCCGCATGAGCTCCTTCGGCCTCTTGGAACTGGTGCGGCAGCGCATGGGCTCGTCGGCGCTTTCCATCACGCTGGAGCCCTGCCCGGCCTGCGGTGGCACGGGCCTTCGGCGCAACCTGGAGTGGCGCGCGCTCCAGGCCCTGCGTGACCTGCGCGGCCGCCTCCAGAACACCCACGCCCCCACCTGTGTCTTTGAGACCGAGCGCGAGCTGGGCCTCTATTTGCTCAACCACAAGCGCGACACCCTGCGCGACATGGAGCAACTGTTCGGCAAATGCCTGGAAATCTCCATCCAGCCGTAG
- a CDS encoding HD domain-containing protein, translated as MDIAEHEAWFESYAQEQRALETGDAGPIDLKLRHTREVLATARAITAESGPEPGLARACHLAALYHDVARFEQYRRYRTFRDRESCNHGLMGVKILKRERRLDDESPALRRRVLTAVGLHNRFMLPPALPEDAALVTHVVRDADKLDILRVMHENLSGPKPYHPTVVLGLPDDRALVSTTVLGAAREGRVASYSDLTSVNDLRVLLGSWLFDMHFAASRRQFAAAGHARRLIEDLPEDAPYGAIRAELLARLAAVAAAPAPPAGTC; from the coding sequence ATGGATATTGCGGAACACGAAGCATGGTTCGAGAGCTATGCGCAGGAGCAGCGCGCCCTCGAGACCGGCGATGCGGGCCCCATAGACCTCAAGCTCCGGCACACCCGCGAGGTGCTGGCCACGGCGCGCGCCATCACCGCCGAAAGCGGCCCGGAGCCCGGGCTTGCGCGCGCCTGCCACCTCGCGGCGCTCTATCATGACGTGGCGCGCTTCGAGCAATACCGCCGCTACCGCACCTTCCGCGACCGGGAATCCTGCAATCACGGCCTCATGGGGGTGAAGATCCTCAAGCGCGAACGCCGCCTTGACGATGAAAGCCCGGCCCTGCGCCGGCGCGTGCTCACGGCCGTGGGCCTGCACAACCGTTTCATGCTGCCCCCGGCGCTCCCGGAGGACGCGGCCCTGGTGACGCATGTGGTGCGCGACGCGGACAAGCTGGACATCCTCCGGGTGATGCACGAAAACCTCAGCGGACCCAAGCCTTACCACCCCACCGTGGTGCTGGGCCTTCCCGACGACCGGGCCCTCGTGAGCACCACGGTGCTTGGCGCCGCCCGCGAAGGACGCGTGGCCTCCTATTCCGATCTTACGAGCGTCAACGACCTGCGCGTGCTCCTCGGGAGCTGGCTCTTTGACATGCACTTTGCCGCCAGCCGGCGCCAGTTCGCCGCTGCCGGCCATGCCCGGCGCCTCATTGAGGACCTGCCGGAAGACGCGCCTTACGGCGCCATCCGCGCGGAACTCCTCGCCCGGCTGGCCGCTGTGGCCGCCGCCCCGGCCCCGCCCGCGGGCACTTGTTGA
- a CDS encoding universal stress protein yields MAKKEIKKILCAVDLSDHSKDVAAYAAMLAKGMGASVIVVYTAPSLSQYVGFHVPPNTIENFVGEIVTGAEKSMEAFVAENFSGIEARGQVLIGYAAEEILNRAHEEKVDIIVMGTHGRKGIDRILFGSVAEKVVKNADMPVLTIRPSEAPKA; encoded by the coding sequence ATGGCCAAGAAGGAAATCAAGAAGATCCTGTGCGCGGTGGACCTTTCCGACCATAGCAAGGATGTGGCCGCGTATGCCGCCATGCTGGCCAAGGGCATGGGGGCCAGCGTCATCGTGGTCTATACCGCGCCCTCGCTGAGCCAGTATGTGGGCTTCCATGTGCCGCCCAACACCATCGAGAATTTCGTCGGCGAGATCGTCACCGGCGCCGAAAAGTCCATGGAGGCCTTTGTGGCCGAAAACTTCTCGGGCATCGAGGCCCGCGGCCAGGTGCTCATCGGCTACGCCGCCGAGGAGATCCTCAACCGCGCCCACGAGGAAAAGGTGGACATCATCGTCATGGGCACCCACGGCAGGAAGGGCATCGACCGCATCCTGTTCGGCTCCGTGGCCGAAAAGGTGGTCAAGAACGCCGACATGCCCGTGCTCACCATCCGGCCTTCCGAAGCCCCCAAGGCCTGA